TCTTTGTACTGGTTGAGAGTCAGGCCTGGCTTTTCTTCTTTCAGTTTGGGAAGCTCTGCCTCTTCAAAAGCCTAGATGcatgaaattttaattgttcAAAAGAGATTCTTCAAGTTATATTGGTAAACTGAAAGATAAAAACGCCAAAAAAGTATTCCATGTAAGCCAAAGAAGAGCAAACATAGTAAAGGAATATTAAATGAATTGATTTTCCTGCTACTTCCACATCAATATCACCATCTTTAACCCAAAGATTACGAAGAGATGAAGAAACTACGCCATAATTGGACTCTTATGTAGCATTCTAGGCACCAAACACAGATGACATTGTTCTAAGTCCTTCGTTACCTACTTCAATTAAAAAGTTTTGCAACAGCACTCCCAGGAATTTCAGCTAGTTCAAAGAACCCAGGGGTGTGATCTTGTAAAACCAAAACATCCAAAGAGACCAATCCAACAAACAAGCACTTTTTCTCAACTTTCCCTTCTTCTCCCTTATTTTCTGGCTCCATTTCTTCCTCAAATCACCACATCTCTCTTCTCTACTTATTTTGCTCATATCAAAAAGTATTAACTGGACCTGGAACACCATGTTAAGGGTATTTTTACGAAGATATAAATATCAGCCACAACATTCTCAATAAACCCATCGAATCAACTGCATCCAAATTCAGAACTAATCCATTTGAAGAATCCGTAACCCTCCAAACAAAGAAACCACATTAAAGACCTGCACTCTTTATCGACAAATAAAGAGATGCCCGGAATTTGATTCAGAAGATAAGAGAAGTTTGCATGATTGTTGATTTGCTACGCCTTAATTTAGCGGAGATAACCACAGGAACACGATCGTCAAGGGAGGCAAGCCACCATAACGCCACTCATCTGGCTCATTTACGAGCCTAACGATTGAACGAACCAAAAAGGGGATGGGATTAATGCAATGGCATCACAAATTACACGCTATGTATAGGGTTTAAGGGAGTTCTTGTGATAGGAATTTGAGGAGATATTGGACAAAGAACCTTCCACTGCTTCTTCTCCCTTTTAATTTCTTTCCATAAAACCAGAATATAGCAATCAAGTAAAATTTCAGGTAAAATTTCTACTGAGAAAACAGAATCCAAACCAGTTCGACTAGGGTTTCAATCGATGCAAAATGGGTCAGAAATGGAGGAGTTATCGCCATAACTAGGGTTTCAAATCAAGTAACTCAGACAGATAATGATGGGCGTACCTTGAAGGAGGCCTTCAGGCGCCTCTCCGGGTGGCGATCGGGCGGGAGCGGGGGCTCGGCAAGGGCCATGCCGGCGATGGCGTCCTCCACCGTGTGCGCCTCGATGACGGAGTCGTCCCTGTTGGTGTTGGAGACGAGCACCACGCGCTCGTACTCCTCCTCGTCGGCGGTGCGGCTCCGGCGCTTCTTCGCGGCCTCGGCCTCGCGCTCGAGGCGGAGGCGCTCCTcctcgcggcggcggaggagctcCGCCTCGGTGACCTTCGCGGGGGCGGGGACGGAGACGCGCGAGGCCTTGGGATCGGGCCTGCGCGCGGCGCGGTCGAGCTCCTGCTGCTCGAGCTCGGCGAGCCTGCGGTTCTCGGCGCGCCGCGCGGCGGCCTCGGCGCGCTTCTCGGTGTCGCCCTCGCGTCGCCGCGCGGCGCGGGACTTGGGCCCCTCGGCGTCGCGCCAGAGCTGGTCCTCCTTCTCCCGCGCCTCCCGCTCCTggcgctccgcctccgccgcgctccgccgctcccgcgccgcctccgccttcgTGTTCGTCCCCATCTTCTTCGGCATCGCCACCCACCGCGAGCTTCTGTGCTACTCTCGCTCCTCGGAGCTAGGGTTTGCTATTGGTCAATCGTACGTGGGGGGATGGGAACGCATTTCTCTTTTGTAGGTTTGGGTGCACGCTTAATATAATGGCTCTAGTCTACAAGCGGGCATCGATCTGGTCAAGATGCCTCCGCCCCGGCCACAACATTATAGAATACATTTCCCAAGAATGTTTGAAAAAACTTGTGAGATAAAttcattgaaaataataatatttttattttctgaagaACTTGATGTTAAACGAAATATTAAAATGCTGTGCTCTGTAAACCCACCCGCAACATAATAATCAAGTATAATATTACATCTCTAAAGACATTTTCAGACACAGGCTCCCCGCATGCTCGCATTAATAGGCATTTTCAACGGTAAGAtgtcactaatttaaaaatataatagaggAAGAATAACAATGCTAATACTTTAATTCACAGAGTAGTAGATTAAAATAGACTACAATGCTAGGTagtttttacgattttttttataaaataaatagtgatATTAATAGGAGTGGTTATTTGCAAACAAGATATTAATATCAAGATACATTGCATTGCATAAAGGAGAATTATTATTGACGAAATAGATTTGCAGAATCTAATGAGCGAGCATTTATATAACTGTATTTGATTCTGTCAAATACAATTGCTGATTGGTAAGTATCGACATTTGTTCACATCTCACAATCACAAGCAATTGAAAAGAAATCCTTTTGCCCCCCTTCCGTGTTGAATTTCTTCAGTTGGGCTGTACAATGAATCTGTGTCAGACACCACAAAGTTATTGGAACATCAGAAATTATAACAGAAACAAAACACATCTATGTCAAGTTTTTTAGACATGCACTTTTAAACAAATATTCTCAACCCATTTCGCATACATAGAACTCAACCATTCCTTATTCTTTTTGAGCCAATTCAATACTATTCTTCATCTTCCCCCCTTCATCTAATAAAAGTTATCTGGTAATCTCAATCGATCCACGAAACCCCCAACATCTTTGCCGCAAAGCTATAACGATCAGCAGCTTCATCAATCTACCATTTGAAAAgggaaaaataaacaaagattAGGTGATATCGA
This genomic interval from Ananas comosus cultivar F153 linkage group 8, ASM154086v1, whole genome shotgun sequence contains the following:
- the LOC109713877 gene encoding coiled-coil domain-containing protein 124-like; this translates as MPKKMGTNTKAEAARERRSAAEAERQEREAREKEDQLWRDAEGPKSRAARRREGDTEKRAEAAARRAENRRLAELEQQELDRAARRPDPKASRVSVPAPAKVTEAELLRRREEERLRLEREAEAAKKRRSRTADEEEYERVVLVSNTNRDDSVIEAHTVEDAIAGMALAEPPLPPDRHPERRLKASFKAFEEAELPKLKEEKPGLTLNQYKDMVWKLWKKSPDNPLNQVVE